One Neomonachus schauinslandi chromosome 9, ASM220157v2, whole genome shotgun sequence DNA segment encodes these proteins:
- the ZNF710 gene encoding zinc finger protein 710 — protein MEGFMDSGTQTDAVVVLSLAQAAVLGLVSENELFGATISAEAFYPDLGPELSGSAMGEPGPPGPDVYQLACSGRALEEPAEEEVLEVEAAFEKHTRRKTRPPVRLVPKVKFEKVEEEEEEQEVYEVSVPGDDKDAGPAEAPAQVAGGGGGGGSGGGGGGCETLVQSSAVKMIDLSAFSRKPRTLRHLPRAPRPELDAAPYDPHFPDPARDGFPEPGMALPGPEALPSECGFEPAHLAPLSDPEAATMESPEPVKPEQGFVWQEAGEFEADAAGSTAERHKKAQLDRLDINVQIDDSYLVEAGDRQKRWQCRMCEKSYTSKYNLVTHILGHNGIKPHSCPHCSKLFKQPSHLQTHLLTHQGTRPHKCQVCQKAFTQTSHLKRHMLLHSEVKPYSCHFCGRGFAYPSELKAHEVKHESGRCHVCVECGLDFSTLTQLKRHLASHQGPTLYQCLECDKSFHYRSQLQNHMLKHQNVRPFVCTECGMEFSQIHHLKQHSLTHKGVKEFKCEVCGREFTLQANMKRHMLIHTSVRPYQCHICFKTFVQKQTLKTHMIVHSPVKPFKCKVCGKSFNRMYNLLGHMHLHAGSKPFKCPYCSSKFNLKGNLSRHMKVKHGVMDIGLDSQDPMMELTGTDPSELDGQQEMEDFENAYAYAGVDSSAEASVLTGQAMKEMAYYNVL, from the exons ATGGAGGGCTTCATGGACTCAGGGACACAGACGGATGCCGTGGTGGTGCTGTCCTTGGCTCAGGCCGCCGTGCTGGGCCTGGTCTCGGAAAATGAGCTCTTTGGAGCCACCATAAGCGCCGAAGCCTTCTACCCGGACCTGGGGCCCGAGCTGTCCGGGTCGGCCATGGGGGAGCCCGGGCCCCCGGGCCCGGACGTCTACCAGCTGGCCTGCAGCGGGAGGGCCCTGGAGGAGCCGGCAGAAGAGGAGGTGCTGGAGGTGGAGGCGGCCTTCGAGAAGCACACCCGGCGGAAGACGCGGCCGCCCGTGCGGCTGGTGCCCAAGGTCAAGTttgagaaggtggaggaggaggaggaggagcaggaggtcTACGAGGTGTCCGTGCCCGGTGACGACAAGGATGCCGGCCCCGCGGAGGCCCCCGCCCAGgtggccggcggcggcggcggcggcggcagcggcggcggcggcggcggctgcgagACCCTGGTGCAGAGCAGCGCCGTCAAGATGATCGACCTCAGCGCCTTCAGCCGCAAGCCCCGGACGCTGCGCCACCTGCCCCGAGCCCCGAGGCCGGAGCTGGACGCGGCCCCTTACGACCCCCACTTCCCCGACCCGGCCCGGGACGGCTTCCCGGAGCCCGGCATGGCGCTGCCCGGGCCGGAGGCCCTGCCCTCCGAGTGTGGCTTTGAGCCGGCCCACCTGGCCCCCCTGAGCGATCCTGAGGCCGCCACCATGGAGTCCCCAGAGCCCGTGAAGCCGGAGCAGGGCTTCGTGTGGCAGGAGGCGGGCGAGTTCGAGGCCGACGCGGCCGGCTCGACGGCGGAGCGCCACAAGAAGGCCCAGCTGGACCGGCTGGACATCAACGTGCAGATCGACGACTCCTACCTGGTGGAGGCGGGCGACCGCCAGAAGCGCTGGCAGTGCCGCATGTGCGAGAAGTCCTACACGTCCAAGTACAACCTGGTGACGCACATCCTGGGCCACAACGGCATCAAGCCGCATTCGTGCCCGCACTGCAGCAAGCTCTTCAAGCAGCCCAGCCACCTGCAGACGCACCTGCTGACGCACCAGGGCACCCGGCCGCACAAGTGCCAGGTGTGCCAGAAGGCCTTCACGCAGACCAGCCACCTCAAGCGCCACATGCTCCTGCACTCGGAGGTCAAGCCCTACAGCTGCCACTTCTGCGGCCGCGGCTTTGCCTACCCCAGCGAGCTCAAGGCGCACGAGGTGAAGCACGAGAGTGGCCGCTGCCACGTGTGTGTCGAGTGCGGCCTGGACTTCTCCACCCTGACCCAGCTCAAGCGCCACCTGGCCTCGCACCAGGGCCCCACCCTCTACCAGTGCCTCGAGTGCGACAAGTCCTTCCACTACCGCAGCCAGCTGCAGAACCACATGCTCAAGCACCAGAACGTGCGGCCCTTCGTGTGCACCGAGTGCGGCATGGAGTTCAGCCAGATCCACCACCTCAAGCAGCACTCCCTCACCCACAAG GGCGTGAAGGAGTTCAAGTGCGAGGTGTGCGGCCGGGAGTTCACCCTGCAGGCAAACATGAAGCGGCACATGCTGATCCACACCAGCGTCCGGCCCTACCAGTGCCACATCTGCTTTAAGACCTTCGTGCAGAAGCAGACCCTCAAGACCCACATGATTGTACACTCGCCTGTGAAGCCATTCAAATGCAAG GTGTGTGGGAAGTCCTTCAACCGCATGTACAACCTGCTGGGCCACATGCACCTGCACGCGGGCAGCAAGCCCTTCAAGTGCCCCTACTGCTCCAGCAAGTTTAACCTCAAGGGCAACCTGAGCCGGCACATGAAGGTCAAGCATGGTGTCATGGACATCGGCCTAGACAGCCAAG ACCCCATGATGGAGCTGACAGGCACTGACCCCTCCGAGCTTGACGGCCAGCAGGAGATGGAGGACTTCGAGAACGCCTACGCCTACGCCGGGGTGGACAGCAGCGCTGAGGCCAGCGTCCTCACCGGACAGGCCATGAAGGAGATGGCCTACTACAACGTGCTATAG